The Microbacterium maritypicum genome contains a region encoding:
- a CDS encoding putative FMN-dependent luciferase-like monooxygenase, giving the protein MTTAPTVAFFTRLLDDASAASRYALATAQIQQAERHGIGRAWVAQHHFHAAEGGLPSPLVFLAHVAAATRDIRLGTGVITLPLEDPVRVAEDAAVADLLSGGRVDLGLGSGGTPSSFVPFGEDVRDKAPTYDRKLRTLLDGLAGRDVGAGNTLYPDAGDLADRIWQATFSAPGGHRAGVHGHGLLLSRTQPRRADRLHAPLSELQDPIIDAYLDALPEGATPRITASRTVFVADDRAEALRFAEVGLRRAAEGFRRQGQTIPGDSIDELIAALDTHLGTPEDVAESLAADRTLARATEVAFQVHSVDAPHEHVLRSIALFADEVAPALGYALSPTPHRTSADENLTLKENA; this is encoded by the coding sequence ATGACCACCGCCCCCACCGTCGCCTTCTTCACCCGCCTGCTCGACGACGCATCCGCGGCTTCGCGGTACGCGCTGGCGACCGCACAGATCCAGCAGGCGGAGCGGCACGGGATCGGGAGGGCCTGGGTCGCCCAGCATCACTTCCACGCGGCGGAGGGAGGCCTGCCGTCGCCGCTCGTCTTCCTCGCGCACGTGGCCGCCGCGACCAGGGACATCCGCCTCGGCACCGGGGTGATCACCCTGCCCTTGGAGGATCCGGTGCGCGTGGCCGAAGACGCCGCTGTCGCCGATCTGCTCTCCGGGGGGCGTGTGGATCTGGGACTCGGCAGCGGCGGCACCCCCTCGTCGTTCGTGCCCTTCGGGGAGGACGTTCGCGACAAAGCGCCGACCTACGACCGCAAGCTGCGAACACTGCTCGACGGCCTCGCCGGGCGCGACGTCGGCGCGGGCAACACGCTCTACCCGGATGCCGGCGACCTCGCCGACCGCATCTGGCAGGCCACCTTCTCAGCTCCCGGCGGGCACCGTGCCGGGGTGCACGGGCACGGCCTGCTGCTCTCCCGCACGCAGCCGCGCCGTGCTGACCGCCTGCACGCGCCGTTGTCGGAACTGCAGGACCCGATCATCGACGCGTACCTCGACGCTCTGCCGGAGGGAGCGACTCCGAGGATAACCGCCTCACGCACCGTGTTCGTCGCGGACGACCGTGCCGAGGCGCTGCGGTTCGCCGAGGTCGGGCTGCGCCGGGCGGCGGAGGGCTTCCGCCGGCAGGGGCAGACGATCCCCGGCGACAGCATCGACGAACTGATCGCCGCCCTCGATACGCACCTGGGCACGCCCGAAGACGTGGCGGAGTCTCTCGCCGCCGACCGCACCCTCGCCCGGGCGACCGAGGTGGCATTCCAGGTGCACTCGGTCGACGCACCGCATGAGCACGTGCTGCGCTCGATCGCCCTCTTCGCCGACGAGGTCGCTCCCGCCCTCGGCTATGCCCTCAGTCCCACCCCGCACAGAACCAGTGCCGATGAGAACCTCACCCTGAAGGAGAACGCATGA
- a CDS encoding CMD domain protein, with amino-acid sequence MTDDIVDRIVEVTPELDALRRRRPVTREQLQASFDALFRPVTVAHVSQAERELVAAFATGLAGADDATAVFYAVRARETDSQRARVVLAEAADSAVRGPFGAYTELGLQNENTEGERYEPAGTVTAVIGERLAAALAHTHLLVFRPREASGADLGRLLDAGWSADGIVTLSQLVSFLAFQQRVVTGLRALAAAGLARTALVEEEAA; translated from the coding sequence ATGACCGACGACATCGTGGACCGGATCGTGGAGGTGACGCCGGAGCTGGATGCCCTGCGCCGTCGCCGTCCCGTCACCAGGGAGCAGCTGCAGGCGAGCTTCGACGCCCTCTTCCGGCCGGTGACGGTCGCGCACGTCTCGCAGGCGGAGCGCGAGCTCGTCGCGGCCTTCGCGACCGGGCTGGCCGGAGCCGATGACGCGACCGCGGTGTTCTACGCCGTGCGTGCACGGGAGACGGACTCGCAGCGGGCGCGCGTCGTGTTGGCGGAGGCGGCCGATTCAGCCGTGCGCGGTCCGTTCGGCGCCTACACCGAGCTCGGCCTGCAGAACGAGAACACCGAGGGTGAGCGGTACGAGCCCGCCGGCACCGTCACCGCGGTCATCGGCGAGCGCCTCGCCGCCGCGCTCGCGCACACGCATCTGCTCGTGTTCCGCCCTCGTGAGGCCTCGGGCGCCGACCTCGGACGCCTGCTCGATGCCGGGTGGTCGGCGGACGGGATCGTGACGTTGTCGCAGCTGGTGTCGTTCCTCGCCTTCCAGCAGCGCGTGGTCACCGGGCTTCGGGCGCTCGCTGCCGCAGGGCTCGCCCGGACCGCGCTCGTCGAGGAGGAGGCAGCATGA
- a CDS encoding alkylhydroperoxidase domain protein, whose product MTAAQTVLRHDDAPHPHAFTRGEVGWVPHLEPLAEEELTARHYDGLVDVARAKNDYFRLLARDPEVLKARTLVDKDIFYNAAEGLPRADRELAATAASRRNGCVFCASVHSRFAAHHSRRTDDVDLLLEEGVDADLGARWNAIVAASVALTDTPSAFGEEEISRLRAAGLDDLEVADVIHGAAFFNWANRLMLSIGRPVAPA is encoded by the coding sequence ATGACCGCCGCTCAGACCGTGCTCCGTCACGACGACGCCCCGCACCCGCACGCCTTCACCCGCGGCGAGGTCGGCTGGGTCCCGCACCTGGAACCCCTCGCGGAGGAGGAGCTGACCGCGCGGCACTACGACGGTCTCGTCGACGTCGCGCGGGCGAAGAACGACTACTTCCGACTGTTGGCCCGCGACCCCGAGGTGCTCAAGGCGCGGACCTTGGTGGACAAGGACATCTTCTACAACGCTGCGGAGGGCCTCCCGCGTGCGGACCGCGAGCTGGCGGCCACGGCGGCATCGCGTCGCAACGGCTGCGTCTTCTGCGCCTCGGTGCACTCTCGCTTCGCCGCGCACCACAGCAGGCGCACGGACGACGTCGACCTGCTGCTGGAGGAGGGCGTCGATGCCGACCTGGGCGCGCGCTGGAACGCGATCGTCGCGGCATCCGTCGCCCTCACCGACACGCCCAGTGCGTTCGGCGAGGAGGAGATCTCGCGACTGCGCGCGGCAGGACTCGACGATCTGGAGGTCGCCGACGTCATCCACGGCGCCGCGTTCTTCAACTGGGCGAACCGGCTGATGCTGTCGATCGGACGGCCGGTGGCTCCGGCCTGA
- a CDS encoding quinone oxidoreductase family protein, with translation MARAIVYTEIGSPAVLHLIEVPDPVAARGEVVVRIEAAGANPIDAKLRGGKRPSPPITEPRPVGFDGAGVIEALGEGVDDFAVGDRVAIRDGHGTYSSALAIPTENLAKLPDSVTTAEGAGIGIPAGTAYQALRSLGVAEGDVLLVHGGSGAVGQAAVQFAVAWGATVIATGSPARHDQLRELGALPVAYGDGLLDRVRAAASSPVTVVLDCAGTDEAIETSLALVADRDRIATIVRGPDAASFGIRAFSGGSPVPLTAQELAWRAEALPETIALLDAGDFTIELGPQLPLAEAARAHELMESGAASGKIILLP, from the coding sequence ATGGCTCGCGCGATCGTGTACACCGAAATCGGCTCCCCCGCTGTCCTGCATCTGATCGAGGTCCCCGATCCCGTCGCGGCACGGGGCGAGGTCGTCGTGCGCATCGAAGCGGCAGGGGCGAACCCGATCGACGCGAAGCTGCGCGGCGGCAAGCGCCCGTCGCCGCCGATCACCGAGCCGCGTCCGGTCGGCTTCGACGGCGCCGGCGTCATCGAAGCGCTCGGTGAGGGCGTCGACGACTTCGCCGTCGGCGACCGGGTCGCCATCCGCGACGGGCACGGCACCTATTCCTCGGCGCTCGCCATCCCGACCGAGAACCTCGCCAAGCTCCCCGACTCCGTCACCACCGCCGAAGGCGCCGGAATCGGCATCCCCGCCGGCACCGCCTACCAGGCACTGCGCTCGCTCGGGGTGGCCGAGGGCGACGTGCTGCTCGTGCACGGAGGCTCCGGAGCGGTCGGTCAAGCGGCCGTGCAGTTCGCCGTCGCCTGGGGTGCGACCGTGATCGCGACCGGCAGCCCCGCCCGTCACGACCAGCTGCGCGAGCTCGGCGCCCTCCCCGTGGCCTACGGCGACGGCCTTCTCGACCGGGTCCGCGCGGCCGCGTCGTCCCCCGTCACGGTGGTGCTCGACTGCGCCGGCACCGACGAGGCGATCGAGACCTCCCTCGCCCTGGTGGCCGACCGAGACCGCATCGCGACGATCGTGCGGGGGCCGGATGCCGCGTCCTTCGGCATCCGCGCCTTCTCCGGCGGCTCCCCCGTGCCGTTGACCGCGCAGGAACTCGCCTGGCGTGCCGAGGCCCTCCCCGAGACGATCGCGCTCCTGGATGCCGGGGACTTCACGATCGAGCTCGGACCGCAGCTGCCGCTCGCCGAAGCGGCGCGGGCCCATGAGCTCATGGAATCCGGCGCCGCCTCGGGCAAGATCATCCTGCTGCCCTAG
- the hrpA gene encoding ATP-dependent RNA helicase HrpA, which yields MSSPVISYPPELPVSAARAEISDAIRDHQVVIVAGATGSGKTTQLPKIALELGRERIAHTQPRRLAARTIAERVAEELQVEMGTLVGYKVRFTDKVSDATRIALMTDGILLNEIHRDRLLTRYDTIIIDEAHERSLNVDFLLGYLARILPERPDLKVIITSATIDPESFAKHFAASDGTPAPIIEVSGRTYPVEIRYRGPVEDADDEAEPAEPEDEVSAIVAALRELDREAPGDVLVFLPGEAEIRDAADAVRGAYANDRAPTEVLPLFGRLSAADQHRVFERSRVAGVRRRVILATNVAETSLTVPGIKYVIDTGTARISRYSNRSKVQRLPIEAVSQASANQRSGRAGRTSDGIAIRLYSEEDYAKRPEYTEPEILRTSLASVILQMLSLGFGDITAFPFLTPPDSRGVKAAFDLLTELGAVEPSRRDGAPHLTRTGRDISRMPIDPRFARMLIEAGRAGSGGTVTRDVLAIVSGMTIQDVRERPEERREEADRLHARFVDPTSDFLTLLNLWNHLREQQRELGSSAFRRLCRSEHLNYVRVREWFDVHRQLRTLVKTPDRQRDDARTDERDATSDPDAIHRALLSGLLSQIGILDERTAPAGRSHAPAKEPKGRRVAEYRGARGIRFSIFPGSGLRKKSPRAVIAAEIVETSRTFARTVAAIDPAWAEPLAGDLAKRQVTEPHWSKDAGAAVAFEKVTLFGLEIIPRRRVQFARIDRAASRELFVRHALVEGEWDPTRIDKRVSAFWRSNAELRKRLEKLEERERRRDILAGDEAVFRFYDERIPTDVFDVRSFESWWREAMATTPKLLVMRESDLIDDEERADQREFPTRWTQGDQVLGLAYRFEPGADDDGVSVVVPLPLLAQIEDRGFDWQVPGLRAELVTGLLRALPKAIRRHVVPAADWAEKFGAELVEEGPESHGGLPPRTLKEALARRIQPLANQLVSAADFDDERVPPHLRMNFRAVDERGRIVGSGRDLRALQAQLSDRARSSVARSIAAPARAGTPRAGRGAERGGVDRVAAAPLEQTGLTAWTFGDLPEVLDTRVAGGVVRGYPAIVDQGKTVSVRVESTPDAAAAATRDGVLRLVLLGVPSPSSYVQEHLTSQEKLALAASPYPSAAALIEDCRAAVARKVIEGLVPDGIVRNEADFARVRDAVSSVLVDELFACVSLVARILTKSRDVERGIKSQNSLALLGPLNDIRTQLSGLLHPGFVSAAGADRLTQFPRYLEGMLDRLKTLSSEPGKDRARMTEYERMAKAFEDAGGTIPLSADATPALVEVRWLLEEYRVSVFAQRLGTAQPVSPQRIMKALSGR from the coding sequence ATGTCCTCCCCTGTGATCTCCTATCCCCCGGAGCTGCCGGTCAGTGCGGCCAGGGCGGAGATCTCCGATGCCATCCGCGACCACCAGGTCGTGATCGTCGCGGGTGCGACGGGCTCTGGCAAGACCACGCAGCTGCCGAAGATCGCGCTCGAGCTGGGGCGAGAGCGCATCGCGCACACGCAGCCCCGGCGTCTCGCCGCCCGCACGATCGCGGAACGGGTCGCGGAAGAGCTCCAGGTCGAGATGGGCACGCTCGTCGGATACAAGGTGCGCTTCACCGACAAGGTGTCCGACGCCACCCGCATCGCCCTGATGACCGACGGCATCCTGCTCAACGAGATCCACCGCGACCGGCTGCTCACGCGCTACGACACGATCATCATCGACGAGGCGCACGAGCGCTCCCTCAACGTCGACTTCCTGCTCGGCTACCTGGCCCGCATCCTCCCGGAGCGCCCCGACCTCAAGGTGATCATCACCTCGGCGACGATCGATCCGGAGAGCTTCGCGAAGCACTTCGCCGCCTCCGACGGCACGCCGGCACCGATCATCGAGGTCTCGGGACGCACCTACCCGGTGGAGATCCGCTATCGCGGTCCGGTCGAGGATGCGGACGACGAGGCTGAGCCGGCCGAGCCGGAGGACGAGGTCTCGGCCATCGTCGCCGCGCTGCGCGAGCTCGACCGCGAGGCGCCGGGCGACGTGCTCGTCTTCCTCCCCGGCGAGGCCGAGATCCGCGATGCCGCCGACGCCGTTCGGGGCGCCTATGCGAACGACCGCGCCCCCACCGAGGTGCTGCCCCTGTTCGGACGACTCTCCGCCGCCGATCAGCACCGGGTGTTCGAGCGCAGCCGGGTGGCCGGGGTGCGCCGCCGGGTGATCCTCGCCACCAACGTCGCCGAGACGAGCCTCACGGTCCCCGGCATCAAGTACGTCATCGACACCGGCACCGCACGCATCTCCCGGTACAGCAATCGCTCCAAGGTGCAGCGGCTGCCGATCGAGGCCGTCTCGCAGGCCTCGGCCAATCAGCGTTCGGGCCGCGCGGGTCGAACCAGCGACGGCATCGCCATCCGCCTCTACTCGGAAGAGGACTACGCCAAGCGGCCGGAATACACCGAGCCCGAGATCCTGCGCACGTCTCTGGCCTCGGTCATCCTGCAGATGCTCTCGCTCGGCTTCGGCGACATCACGGCGTTCCCCTTCCTCACCCCGCCCGACTCCCGCGGTGTGAAGGCCGCGTTCGACCTGCTCACCGAGCTCGGTGCGGTCGAGCCGTCCCGCCGCGACGGCGCCCCGCACCTCACCCGCACGGGTCGCGACATCTCGCGCATGCCGATCGACCCGCGGTTCGCCCGCATGCTGATCGAAGCCGGTCGGGCCGGTTCCGGCGGCACCGTGACGCGCGACGTGCTCGCGATCGTCTCGGGCATGACGATCCAGGATGTGCGGGAGCGGCCGGAGGAACGCCGGGAGGAGGCCGACCGTCTGCACGCTCGATTCGTCGACCCGACCAGCGACTTCCTCACCCTGCTGAATCTGTGGAACCACCTGCGCGAGCAGCAGCGCGAACTCGGCTCGAGCGCCTTCCGCCGGCTGTGCCGCTCCGAGCACCTCAACTACGTGCGGGTGCGCGAGTGGTTCGACGTGCATCGCCAGCTGCGCACACTCGTGAAGACACCGGACCGGCAGCGCGACGACGCCCGCACGGACGAGCGCGACGCGACCAGCGATCCCGACGCCATCCACCGCGCCCTGCTGTCGGGTCTGCTCTCGCAGATCGGCATCCTCGACGAGCGCACCGCCCCTGCGGGCAGATCGCACGCCCCCGCCAAGGAGCCGAAGGGCCGTCGTGTCGCGGAGTACCGCGGCGCCCGCGGCATCCGCTTCTCGATCTTCCCCGGGTCGGGGCTGCGCAAGAAGAGCCCACGCGCGGTGATCGCCGCCGAGATCGTCGAGACCTCGCGCACGTTCGCGCGCACGGTCGCCGCGATCGATCCCGCCTGGGCCGAGCCGCTCGCCGGCGACCTCGCCAAGCGTCAGGTGACCGAGCCGCACTGGTCGAAGGATGCCGGCGCCGCGGTCGCCTTCGAGAAGGTGACGCTGTTCGGGCTCGAGATCATCCCGCGTCGGCGCGTGCAGTTCGCCCGCATCGACCGGGCCGCCTCGCGAGAGCTGTTCGTGCGGCATGCGCTCGTCGAGGGCGAGTGGGATCCGACACGGATCGACAAGCGGGTGAGCGCCTTCTGGCGCAGCAACGCCGAATTGCGCAAACGCCTCGAGAAGCTCGAGGAGCGCGAGCGCCGCCGCGACATCCTCGCCGGCGACGAAGCCGTCTTCCGGTTCTACGACGAACGCATCCCCACCGATGTGTTCGACGTGCGCTCGTTCGAGAGCTGGTGGCGCGAGGCGATGGCCACGACGCCGAAGCTGCTCGTGATGCGCGAGAGCGACCTGATCGATGACGAGGAACGAGCGGATCAGCGCGAGTTCCCGACGCGGTGGACGCAGGGCGACCAGGTGCTCGGCCTCGCGTACCGGTTCGAGCCCGGCGCCGACGACGACGGTGTGAGCGTGGTCGTGCCGCTGCCGCTGCTCGCGCAGATCGAGGACCGCGGCTTCGACTGGCAGGTTCCTGGCCTGCGCGCCGAACTCGTGACCGGGCTTCTGCGCGCCCTCCCCAAGGCGATCCGCCGCCATGTCGTCCCCGCGGCCGATTGGGCCGAGAAGTTCGGTGCAGAGCTCGTCGAGGAGGGACCGGAGTCGCACGGCGGCCTGCCGCCGCGCACGCTCAAGGAGGCCCTCGCCCGCCGCATCCAACCGCTCGCGAATCAGCTGGTCTCCGCCGCCGACTTCGACGACGAGCGGGTGCCGCCGCACTTGCGCATGAACTTCCGCGCCGTGGACGAGCGAGGCAGGATCGTCGGCTCGGGGCGCGATCTGCGTGCCCTGCAGGCCCAGCTCTCCGACCGCGCACGCAGCAGCGTCGCCCGATCGATCGCCGCTCCGGCCCGCGCCGGCACGCCACGAGCGGGCCGCGGAGCCGAACGCGGCGGCGTCGACCGCGTGGCCGCCGCACCGCTCGAGCAGACGGGCCTCACCGCCTGGACCTTCGGCGACCTGCCCGAGGTGCTCGACACCCGCGTCGCCGGCGGCGTCGTGCGGGGGTATCCGGCCATCGTCGACCAGGGCAAGACCGTTTCGGTACGCGTCGAATCCACCCCGGATGCCGCCGCTGCCGCCACGCGCGACGGCGTGCTGCGGCTCGTGCTGCTCGGCGTGCCCTCGCCCTCGTCCTATGTGCAGGAGCACCTCACCAGCCAGGAGAAGCTGGCGCTCGCCGCCTCGCCCTATCCCTCCGCCGCCGCCCTCATCGAGGACTGCCGCGCGGCGGTCGCGCGCAAGGTCATCGAGGGTCTCGTGCCCGACGGGATCGTGCGCAACGAGGCGGACTTCGCGCGGGTGCGCGACGCGGTCTCCTCCGTCCTCGTCGACGAGCTCTTCGCGTGCGTCTCCCTGGTCGCCCGCATCCTCACCAAATCCCGCGACGTCGAGCGCGGCATCAAGTCGCAGAACTCGCTCGCCCTGCTCGGGCCCCTCAACGACATCCGCACCCAGCTGAGCGGCCTGCTGCACCCCGGGTTCGTCTCCGCCGCCGGCGCCGACCGCCTCACGCAGTTCCCCCGATACCTGGAGGGGATGCTCGACCGGCTGAAGACCCTCTCCAGCGAACCCGGCAAGGACCGCGCGCGCATGACCGAGTACGAGCGGATGGCGAAGGCCTTCGAAGACGCGGGCGGCACGATCCCGCTCTCCGCCGACGCGACACCCGCGCTCGTCGAGGTGCGCTGGCTGCTGGAGGAGTATCGGGTGAGCGTCTTCGCACAGCGACTGGGCACCGCGCAGCCGGTGTCGCCGCAGCGCATCATGAAGGCACTGTCGGGGCGCTGA
- a CDS encoding heparan-alpha-glucosaminide N-acetyltransferase domain-containing protein: MITALAPVRWFHEFGRPPRILGLDIARGLAILGMAGAHIGETEPFQWLDPATWTDLVHGRSSILFAVLAGISIALMTGRSALPERERIPSIRLNLIGRGAVIFVIGLALEMLNTPIAVILTLYGLLYVAVIPFLRWRPWQLLAGAGVLALLGPALLAFLNAVMLNPYGSGIGFVLYGTYPITVWMALVLAGMALGRLNIGRLRTAVAALGIGLALMVIGYGLGGIGQAAGITGVVGGSSSAAELSSGSGSIIDGGSGSWAPPAGWEDYPQALAASDPLRAVLTAVFAVDPHSGGTAEILGSGGFALTIIALCLLLSRPLRWVLLPLGALGSMPLTAYSAHVLSIMVVGGPGGFFSSNAFWAATAIGLLVITTLWSMFFGRGPLERLVGRGAAAMAAVPRR; encoded by the coding sequence GTGATCACTGCTCTCGCTCCCGTCCGGTGGTTCCACGAGTTCGGACGGCCCCCGCGCATCCTGGGCCTTGACATCGCCAGGGGGCTGGCGATCCTCGGCATGGCCGGAGCGCACATCGGCGAGACCGAGCCGTTCCAGTGGCTCGACCCGGCCACCTGGACCGATCTGGTGCACGGACGCTCCTCGATCCTCTTCGCGGTGCTCGCCGGCATCTCGATCGCCCTGATGACCGGGCGCAGCGCCCTCCCCGAGCGGGAGCGCATCCCGAGCATCCGGCTGAACCTGATCGGCCGGGGCGCGGTGATCTTCGTGATCGGTCTGGCCTTGGAGATGCTGAACACCCCGATCGCGGTGATCCTCACGCTCTACGGCCTGCTCTACGTCGCGGTCATCCCGTTCCTGCGCTGGCGACCCTGGCAGCTGCTGGCGGGAGCCGGGGTGCTCGCGCTCCTGGGCCCCGCGCTGCTCGCGTTCCTGAATGCGGTGATGCTCAACCCCTACGGTTCCGGCATCGGGTTCGTGCTGTACGGCACTTATCCGATCACCGTCTGGATGGCCCTGGTGCTGGCGGGCATGGCGCTCGGGCGCCTGAACATCGGGCGGCTGCGCACCGCGGTGGCGGCTCTCGGCATCGGACTCGCACTGATGGTGATCGGATACGGCCTCGGAGGCATCGGACAGGCAGCGGGTATCACCGGTGTCGTCGGCGGCAGCTCGTCCGCCGCGGAGCTCTCGTCGGGCAGCGGCTCGATCATCGACGGCGGTTCCGGCAGTTGGGCTCCGCCGGCCGGGTGGGAGGACTATCCGCAGGCGCTCGCCGCGTCCGACCCGCTTCGCGCCGTGCTCACGGCGGTCTTCGCGGTCGACCCGCACAGCGGCGGCACGGCCGAGATCCTCGGATCCGGCGGCTTCGCGCTCACGATCATCGCCCTGTGTCTGCTGCTGAGCAGGCCCTTGCGCTGGGTGCTGCTCCCGCTCGGTGCGCTCGGTTCCATGCCGTTGACGGCATACAGCGCGCACGTCCTCTCGATCATGGTGGTCGGCGGGCCGGGCGGGTTCTTCTCCAGCAACGCCTTCTGGGCCGCGACCGCGATCGGGCTGCTCGTGATCACGACGCTCTGGTCGATGTTCTTCGGACGGGGGCCGCTCGAACGTCTGGTCGGACGAGGAGCGGCGGCGATGGCGGCGGTGCCCCGGCGCTGA